The proteins below are encoded in one region of Triticum aestivum cultivar Chinese Spring chromosome 1B, IWGSC CS RefSeq v2.1, whole genome shotgun sequence:
- the LOC123089144 gene encoding uncharacterized protein, translating into MASGGVLPLASLNHISIVCSSLEESLRFYMNVLGFIPIRRPGSFNFNGAWLFNYGIGIHLLQCKEPQSLPGKTEINPKDNHISFQCESMVAVERRLKELGIPYIQRCVEEGGIYVDQIFFHDPDGFMIEICNCDNLPVIPLADHTFTMAACKRVVAVKQQQKPLVVQAPPLQTTATTTAAQCVPSANKAMQRVGGEEAAHVSCA; encoded by the exons ATGGCGAGCGGCGGCGTGCTGCCATTGGCATCGCTGAACCACATCAGCATCGTTTGCAGTTCGTTGGAGGAGTCGCTACGCTTCTACATGAACGTTCTGGGCTTCATCCCCATCCGCCGCCCCGGTTCTTTCAACTTCAACGGCGCATG GTTATTTAACTATGGGATCGGCATCCACCTGTTGCAATGTAAAGAGCCACAGAGTTTGCCCGGGAAGACGGAAATCAACCCCAAGGATAACCACATCTCGTTCCAG TGCGAGAGCAtggtggcggtggagcggcggCTGAAGGAGCTGGGCATCCCGTACATCCAGCGGTGCGTGGAGGAGGGCGGCATCTACGTGGACCAGATCTTCTTCCACGACCCCGACGGCTTCATGATCGAGATCTGCAACTGTGACAACCTCCCCGTTATTCCGCTTGCCGATCATACCTTCACCATGGCCGCCTGCAAGAGGGTCGTCGCCGTCAAGCAACAGCAGAAGCCGCTGGTGGTACAAGCTCCTCCCCTGCAGACGACGGCGACAACCACGGCAGCACAGTGCGTGCCGTCAGCTAACAAGGCGATGCAGCGTgtgggcggcgaggaggcggcacacgTCTCGTGCGCGTGA